The following are encoded in a window of Syngnathoides biaculeatus isolate LvHL_M chromosome 3, ASM1980259v1, whole genome shotgun sequence genomic DNA:
- the LOC133497816 gene encoding uncharacterized protein LOC133497816 isoform X2: MMSCLHGIQISLRSLKSKLKEAGFYCRKIYSSENAIIRAIRLEFRGPLRLFGYRTIWQVLRQKYNLQIKRDGVMKMLRVFNPRGCERRTPRRFIRRTHHSLEDLNECVRLWNSHRIRPSRTASCPGGIPNELHYQPHRFGSRDCGFKIKQTDLDIFPEAPHLSMTPCGDPIMQEYFDSAMVDRSQRAGSMPLNIISDSE; the protein is encoded by the exons ATGATGTCATGCTTACATGGCATACAGATTAGTTTGAGGTCTCTGAAGAGCAAATTGAAAGAGGCCGGGTTCTATTGCAGAAAGATTTACTCCTCTGAAAACGCCATTATTCGGGCCATTCGATTGGAATTTCGGGGACCTTTACGGCTGTTTGGCTACCGAACGATATGGCAAGTGCTTAGACAAAAGTACAATTTGCAAATTAAAAGGGATGGCGTGATGAAGATGCTAAGGGTTTTTAATCCTCGAGGCTGTGAGAGGAGAACACCTCGAAGATTTATAAGAAGAACACACCACTCCTTG GAGGACTTGAATGAGTGCGTGAGACTGTGGAACAGTCACAGGATTCGCCCTTCCAGAACAGCatcctgtccaggaggcatccccAATGAACTTCATTACCAACCACACAG GTTTGGGTCCAGAGACTGTGGGTTTAAAATCAAACAGACTGACCTTGATATCTTTCCTGAGGCTCCTCACCTGTCAATGACTCCTTGTGGTGACCCCATCATGCAGGAGTACTTTGACTCTGCCATGGTGGACAGAAGCCAGCGCGCTGGGAGTATGCCACTGAACATTATTTCAGACTCAGAGTGA
- the LOC133497816 gene encoding uncharacterized protein LOC133497816 isoform X1, whose translation MCGATNDNPAAITPHFLSCVGNLGVIPMRRRTNCSSENVTIAAIQCTLRHRLNDYFFGVSSHMFGSTITNQRTESWWSTFKKGKCQFWMELFADLQEAGYFNGNHEHQCQLRYCFHDLIQEDLNECVRLWNSHRIRPSRTASCPGGIPNELHYQPHRFGSRDCGFKIKQTDLDIFPEAPHLSMTPCGDPIMQEYFDSAMVDRSQRAGSMPLNIISDSE comes from the exons ATGTGTGGAGCAACAAATGATAACCCTGCAGCGATCACCCCCCATTTCCTGTCATGTGTGGGGAATCTCGGCGTGATTCCCATGAGAAGGAGAACTAACTGTAGTTCGGAGAACGTAACCATAGCTGCGATTCAGTGTACTTTACGCCACCGTCTTAATGATTACTTTTTTGGAGTGTCCAGTCACATGTTTGGGTCAACAATAACCAATCAGCGGACTGAGTCGTGGTGGTCTACATTCAAAAAGGGAAA GTGTCAGTTCTGGATGGAGCTGTTTGCAGACCTTCAAGAGGCTGGATACTTCAACGGGAATCACGAGCATCAGTGTCAGTTGAGATATTGTTTTCATGATCTTATTCAGGAGGACTTGAATGAGTGCGTGAGACTGTGGAACAGTCACAGGATTCGCCCTTCCAGAACAGCatcctgtccaggaggcatccccAATGAACTTCATTACCAACCACACAG GTTTGGGTCCAGAGACTGTGGGTTTAAAATCAAACAGACTGACCTTGATATCTTTCCTGAGGCTCCTCACCTGTCAATGACTCCTTGTGGTGACCCCATCATGCAGGAGTACTTTGACTCTGCCATGGTGGACAGAAGCCAGCGCGCTGGGAGTATGCCACTGAACATTATTTCAGACTCAGAGTGA
- the LOC133498440 gene encoding solute carrier family 25 member 44-like isoform X2, which produces MSHSDEDSAPGGTVQKRNIQIIEWEDLDKKKFYSFGVFITLSIRATVYPATLIRTRLQVQRGKSLYGGTFDAFVKILRAEGIRGLYRGFMVNTFTLISGQAYITTYELVRKYVSKYCEDNTVKSVVAGGLASMVAQSITVPIDVVSQQLMMQGQGERLSRFRLSGDLQTGKPKRVLGQTRSIVAQIFAADGLPGFYRGAVASLLTYIPNSAVWWPFYHFYAEQLSNLAPSDCPHLVLQAMAGPLAAATASTVTNPMDVIRARVQIIPLTVDMHQ; this is translated from the exons ATGAGCCATTCCGATGAAGATTCAGCTCCTGGTGGCACCGTGCAGAAAAGGAACATCCAAATCATTGAGTGGGAGGACCTGGACAAAAAGAAGTTCTATTCTTTTGGAGTGTTCATCACCTTAAGCATCAGAGCCACAGTCTACCCGGCCACTCTCATCCGGACTCGGCTTCAAGTGCAACGGGGCAAATCGCTTTATGGCGGCACCTTCGACGCCTTTGTTAAGATCCTGCGGGCTGAAGGCATTCGGGGCCTCTATCGCGGCTTTATGGTGAACACCTTCACTCTCATCTCTGGCCAGGCGTACATTACCACCTATGAGCTTGTGAGGAAGTATGTCTCCAAGTATTGCGAGGATAACACAGTCAAGTCGGTGGTGGCGGGTGGCTTGGCTTCCATGGTGGCTCAGAGCATAACTGTCCCCATAGATGTGGTGTCTCAGCAGCTGATGATGCAGGGCCAAGGGGAGCGGCTCAGTCGCTTTCGCCTCAGTGGGGACTTGCAGACCGGCAAGCCCAAGCGAGTCTTGGGACAAACCAGGAGCATAGTGGCCCAAATATTTGCTGCTGATGGTTTACCGGGTTTCTACAGAGGAGCGGTTGCTTCTTTACTCACCTACATCCCAAACAGTGCTGTCTGGTGGCCTTTTTATCACTTTTATGCAG AGCAGCTGTCAAATCTGGCCCCCTCTGACTGCCCTCATCTTGTTCTACAGGCCATGGCTGGTCCGCTTGCTGCGGCCACAGCCTCCACCGTCACCAACCCAATGGATGTCATTAGAGCCAGAGTGCAG
- the LOC133498440 gene encoding solute carrier family 25 member 44-like isoform X1: protein MSHSDEDSAPGGTVQKRNIQIIEWEDLDKKKFYSFGVFITLSIRATVYPATLIRTRLQVQRGKSLYGGTFDAFVKILRAEGIRGLYRGFMVNTFTLISGQAYITTYELVRKYVSKYCEDNTVKSVVAGGLASMVAQSITVPIDVVSQQLMMQGQGERLSRFRLSGDLQTGKPKRVLGQTRSIVAQIFAADGLPGFYRGAVASLLTYIPNSAVWWPFYHFYAEQLSNLAPSDCPHLVLQAMAGPLAAATASTVTNPMDVIRARVQVEGRSSITETFRQLIKEEGFWGMTKGLSARIISSTPTAIVMVVGYESLKKFSLRPELVDSRHW from the exons ATGAGCCATTCCGATGAAGATTCAGCTCCTGGTGGCACCGTGCAGAAAAGGAACATCCAAATCATTGAGTGGGAGGACCTGGACAAAAAGAAGTTCTATTCTTTTGGAGTGTTCATCACCTTAAGCATCAGAGCCACAGTCTACCCGGCCACTCTCATCCGGACTCGGCTTCAAGTGCAACGGGGCAAATCGCTTTATGGCGGCACCTTCGACGCCTTTGTTAAGATCCTGCGGGCTGAAGGCATTCGGGGCCTCTATCGCGGCTTTATGGTGAACACCTTCACTCTCATCTCTGGCCAGGCGTACATTACCACCTATGAGCTTGTGAGGAAGTATGTCTCCAAGTATTGCGAGGATAACACAGTCAAGTCGGTGGTGGCGGGTGGCTTGGCTTCCATGGTGGCTCAGAGCATAACTGTCCCCATAGATGTGGTGTCTCAGCAGCTGATGATGCAGGGCCAAGGGGAGCGGCTCAGTCGCTTTCGCCTCAGTGGGGACTTGCAGACCGGCAAGCCCAAGCGAGTCTTGGGACAAACCAGGAGCATAGTGGCCCAAATATTTGCTGCTGATGGTTTACCGGGTTTCTACAGAGGAGCGGTTGCTTCTTTACTCACCTACATCCCAAACAGTGCTGTCTGGTGGCCTTTTTATCACTTTTATGCAG AGCAGCTGTCAAATCTGGCCCCCTCTGACTGCCCTCATCTTGTTCTACAGGCCATGGCTGGTCCGCTTGCTGCGGCCACAGCCTCCACCGTCACCAACCCAATGGATGTCATTAGAGCCAGAGTGCAG GTTGAAGGTCGCAGTTCAATCACGGAGACCTTCAGGCAGTTGATCAAGGAGGAGGGCTTTTGGGGAATGACCAAAGGGTTGTCAGCACGCATCATTTCATCCACCCCCACTGCCATTGTTATGGTGGTCGGCTACGAGAGCCTAAAAAAATTTAGTTTGCGACCGGAGCTGGTGGACTCCAGACATTGGTAG
- the psma4 gene encoding proteasome subunit alpha type-4, with amino-acid sequence MSRRYDSRTTIFSPEGRLYQVEYAMEAIGHAGTCLGILANDGVLLAAERRNIHKLLDEVFFSEKIYKLNEDMACSVAGITSDANVLTNELRLIAQRYLLQYQEPIPCEQLVTALCDIKQAYTQFGGKRPFGVSLLYMGWDKHYGFQLYQSDPSGNYGGWKATCIGNNSAAAVSMLKQDYKEGEMTLSSALALAVKVLNKTMDVSKLSAEKVEIATLTREDGKTNIKVLKQKEVEELIKRHEAEEAKAEKDKKEKEQKEKDK; translated from the exons ATG TCTCGCAGGTATGATTCTCGGACTACCATATTTTCTCCTGAAG GCCGCTTGTATCAGGTGGAATACGCAATGGAAGCAATTGGCCACGCAGGAACGTGTCTCGGGATTCTGGCAAACGATGGGGTGCTGTTAGCAGCAGAGAGACGCAACATCCACAAACTGTTGGATGAGGTCTTTTTCTCTGAAAAGATCTACAAGCTCAACGA AGACATGGCTTGCAGTGTAGCAGGGATCACATCAGATGCTAATGTACTGACAAATGAACTTCGCCTAATTGCACAGAG ATATTTATTGCAGTACCAGGAGCCAATTCCCTGTGAGCAGTTGGTGACAGCACTGTGTGACATCAAGCAGGCCTACACTCAGTTTGGAG GCAAGAGGCCGTTTGGTGTCTCTCTTTTATACATGGGCTGGGACAAACACTACGGCTTCCAGTTGTACCAAAGTGACCCGAGTGGCAACTACGGAGGCTGGAAGGCAACATGCATTGGCAACAACAGCGCT GCTGCAGTGTCCATGTTGAAGCAGGACTACAAAGAGGGAGAGATGACTTTGTCCTCGGCTTTGGCTCTGGCTGTTAAAGTTCTAAACAAAACTATGGACGTCAGCAAGCTTTCTGCTGAGAAAG tGGAGATTGCTACCCTGACACGGGAGGATGGCAAAACAAACATCAAGGTGTTGAAGCAAAAAGAAGTCGAGGAGCTGATCAAGAGACACGAGGCTGAGGAGGCGAAGGCTGAGAAAGACAAAAAGGAGAAGGAACAGAAAGAAAaggataaataa